A genomic stretch from Pseudomonas sp. MUP55 includes:
- a CDS encoding ABC transporter substrate-binding protein: MNIKRIFPVIALAALMSQAVQARELKALGISMGSLGNPYFVTLADGATARAKELNPNVKVTSVSADYDLSKQFSQIDNFISSRVDLILINAVDPSAMASAIKKARDAGIVVVAVDVDAKGVNATVQTDNVEAGKLACQYLVDKLSGKGNVIIQNGPQVTAVTDRVKGCKAALAGAPDIKVLSDDQDGKGSREGGLNVMQGYLTRFAKIDGLFAINDPQAIGSDLAAKQLKRSGIIITSVDGAPDIENALKTDTQIQASASQDPWAMAQTAVDVGNDLLNDKAPAEAVTLLTPKLITRDNVGTYSGWSSKH; the protein is encoded by the coding sequence ATGAACATCAAACGCATCTTTCCCGTCATTGCCTTGGCTGCCCTGATGTCCCAAGCCGTGCAAGCCCGCGAACTCAAGGCCCTGGGCATCAGCATGGGCTCGTTGGGCAACCCGTATTTCGTGACCCTGGCCGACGGCGCCACGGCGCGGGCCAAGGAACTCAACCCCAACGTCAAGGTGACGTCGGTGTCGGCGGACTATGACCTGAGCAAGCAGTTCTCGCAGATCGACAACTTCATCTCGTCCAGGGTCGACCTGATCCTGATCAACGCCGTCGACCCGTCCGCCATGGCCTCGGCGATCAAGAAAGCGCGGGACGCCGGGATTGTGGTGGTGGCGGTGGATGTGGATGCCAAGGGCGTCAACGCCACGGTGCAGACCGACAACGTCGAAGCCGGCAAACTGGCCTGCCAGTACCTGGTGGACAAGCTCTCGGGCAAGGGCAACGTGATCATCCAGAACGGCCCGCAAGTCACCGCCGTGACGGATCGAGTCAAAGGCTGCAAGGCCGCCCTGGCCGGCGCGCCCGACATCAAGGTGCTGTCCGACGATCAGGACGGCAAAGGCTCGCGTGAAGGCGGCTTGAACGTGATGCAGGGTTACCTCACGCGCTTTGCGAAGATCGACGGCCTGTTCGCGATCAACGACCCGCAAGCCATTGGCAGCGATCTGGCGGCCAAGCAGCTCAAGCGCAGCGGCATCATTATCACCTCGGTGGACGGCGCGCCGGATATCGAGAACGCGCTCAAGACCGACACCCAGATCCAGGCCTCCGCCAGCCAGGACCCGTGGGCCATGGCCCAGACCGCCGTGGATGTAGGCAACGACCTGCTCAACGACAAAGCCCCGGCTGAAGCGGTGACCTTGCTCACGCCCAAGCTGATCACCCGTGACAACGTGGGCACCTACAGCGGCTGGTCGAGCAAACATTGA
- a CDS encoding LacI family DNA-binding transcriptional regulator, which yields MVTMDDVARSAGVSTSTVSHVLNGTRKVSPATVQAVQRAIQALGYTPNTLARSLARSSTSTIGVAISALSNHYFSETVHAIETECARHGYMMLFVDTHDDPEQELRVVTALHHRRVDGIVLAPSNGSRALEYLRTNEIPAVLVDRMMSEQFDQVGVENSQATQALIAHLIAHGHRRIGFIAGRSGFSTTDERVAGYHAALQAAGLAFDPQLLVNGGSNTEPARQATQQLLNLAEPPTAIMAGNNLMTLGAMHALRDAHLDVPGHMALVGFDDFDWADFFVPRLTLIAQPVQQLGARAVELLLQRMATPTAPKHSVRLAPRLHVRHSCGCD from the coding sequence ATGGTCACCATGGATGACGTGGCACGCAGCGCCGGGGTATCGACGTCGACGGTGTCCCATGTGTTGAACGGGACGCGCAAGGTCAGCCCGGCGACGGTGCAGGCGGTGCAGCGGGCGATTCAGGCGTTGGGCTATACGCCCAACACCCTGGCCCGCTCGCTGGCACGGTCGAGTACCAGCACCATCGGCGTGGCGATCTCGGCGCTGTCCAACCATTACTTCAGCGAGACGGTGCACGCGATTGAAACCGAGTGCGCCCGGCACGGCTACATGATGCTGTTCGTCGACACCCACGACGACCCGGAGCAAGAGTTGCGGGTCGTTACTGCGCTGCATCACCGGCGGGTCGACGGGATTGTACTGGCGCCGTCGAACGGCTCGCGGGCCCTGGAGTACCTGCGCACCAACGAGATTCCGGCCGTGCTGGTGGATCGCATGATGAGCGAGCAGTTCGACCAGGTCGGGGTGGAGAACAGCCAGGCCACCCAGGCGTTGATCGCACACCTGATTGCCCACGGGCACCGCCGCATCGGCTTTATCGCCGGGCGCAGCGGTTTCAGTACCACCGATGAGCGGGTGGCGGGATACCACGCCGCGCTGCAGGCGGCGGGGCTGGCGTTCGATCCGCAGTTGCTGGTCAACGGCGGCTCCAACACCGAACCGGCACGCCAGGCCACCCAGCAGTTGCTGAACCTGGCCGAGCCGCCCACGGCCATCATGGCCGGCAATAACCTGATGACCCTCGGTGCCATGCACGCCCTGCGAGACGCCCACCTCGACGTGCCGGGGCACATGGCCCTGGTGGGCTTCGATGATTTCGACTGGGCGGATTTTTTCGTGCCGCGCCTGACGTTGATCGCCCAGCCGGTCCAGCAACTGGGCGCCCGTGCTGTCGAGCTGTTGTTGCAACGCATGGCAACTCCCACTGCACCCAAAC